Proteins from one Salmo salar chromosome ssa07, Ssal_v3.1, whole genome shotgun sequence genomic window:
- the LOC106608893 gene encoding alpha-actinin-3 isoform X2, giving the protein MMAVETQAQYNTSYMMSEEHQYMSPEDEWDRDLLLDPAWEKQQRKTFTAWCNSHLRKAGTQIENIEDDFRNGLKLMLLLEVISGERLPKPDKGKMRFHKIANVNKALDFICSKGVKLVSIGAEEIVDGNTKMTLGMIWTIILRFAIQDISVEETSAKEGLLLWCQRKTAPYRNVNVQNFHISWKDGLALCALIHRHRPDLIDYSKLRKDDPIGNLNTAFEVAEKYLDIPKMLDAEDIVNTPKPDEKAIMTYVSCFYHAFAGAEQAETAANRICKVLAVNQENEKLMEEYEKLASELLEWIRKTIPWLENRMAEQQMRAMQQKLEDFRDYRRIHKPPRVQEKCQLEINFNTLQTKLRLSNRPAFMPSEGKMVSDIANAWKGLEQVEKGYEEWLLTEIRRLERLDHLAEKFKQKCSLHQSWTSGKEELLSMKDYESASLMEIRALMRKHEAFESDLAAHQDRVEQIAAIAQELNELDYHDASSVNARCQGICDQWDNLGTLTQKRRDSLERVEKLWETIDQLYLEFAKRAAPFNNWMDGAMEDLQDMFIVHSTEEIHSLITAHDQFKATLPEADKERMATMGIQSEIVKIAQTYGIKLSGVNPYTNLSPQDITNKWEAVKHLVPLRDQMLQEEVARQQANERLRRQFAAQANIIGPWIQTKMEEIGHVSVDIAGSLEEQMNNLKQYEQNIINYKCNIDKLEGDHQLSQESLIFDNKHTNYTMEHIRVGWEQLLTTIARTINEVENQILTRDAKGISQEQLNEFRASFNHFDRKRNGMMDPDDFRACLISMGYDLGEVF; this is encoded by the exons ACTTTCACAGCCTGGTGTAACTCCCACTTGAGGAAGGCAGGGACACAGATCGAGAACATCGAGGACGACTTCAGGAATGGCCTCAAACTCATGCTGCTGCTGGAGGTCATCTCAG GTGAGAGACTGCCCAAACCCGACAAAGGCAAGATGCGTTTCCACAAGATTGCAAACGTGAACAAGGCCCTGGATTTCATCTGCAGCAAGGGAGTCAAGCTGGTGTCCATCGGCGCTGAGG AGATCGTCGACGGTAATACGAAGATGACCCTGGGAATGATCTGGACCATCATCCTGCGTTTCGCCATTCAGGACATCTCCGtggagg AGACCTCTGCTAAGGAGGGTCTTCTTCTGTGGTGCCAGAGGAAGACTGCCCCCTACAGGAACGTTAACGTGCAGAACTTCCACATCAG TTGGAAGGATGGCCTGGCACTGTGTGCCCTCATCCACAGACACAGACCTGACCTCATTGACTACTCCAAACTGAGAAAG GATGACCCCATCGGTAACCTCAACACTGCCTTCGAGGTGGCTGAGAAGTACCTGGACATCCCCAAGATGCTCGACGCTGAAG ACATTGTGAACACCCCCAAGCCTGATGAGAAGGCCATCATGACCTACGTGTCCTGCTTCTACCACGCCTTCGCTGGGGCTGAGCAG gctgagacagcagCTAACAGGATCTGTAAAGTGCTGGCTGTGAACCAGGAGAATGAGAAACTCATGGAGGAGTATGAGAAGCTGGCCAGTGAG TTGCTAGAGTGGATCCGCAAGACCATCCCGTGGCTGGAGAACCGCATGGCGGAGCAGCAGATGAGGGCCATGCAGCAGAAGCTGGAGGACTTCAGGGACTACCGCCGCATCCACAAGCCGCCCCGCGTCCAGGAGAAGTGTCAGCTGGAGATCAACTTCAACACCCTGCAGACCAAGCTGAGGCTGAGCAACCGGCCCGCCTTCATGCCCTCCGAGGGAAAGATGGTCTCG GACATAGCCAATGCATGGAAGGGTCTGGAGCAGGTGGAGAAGGGatatgaggagtggcttcttacTGAGATCAGACgtctggagagactggaccaCCTGGCTGAGAAGTTCAAGCAGAAGTGCTCCCTGCACCAGTCCTGGACCTCAG GTAAAGAAGAGCTGCTGTCCATGAAGGACTACGAGTCGGCCTCTCTGATGGAGATCAGGGCTCTGATGAGGAAACACGAGGCCTTTGAGTCTGACCTGGCCGCCCACCAGGACAGAGTGGAGCAGATCGCTGCCATCGCACAGGAGCTCAA tgagcTGGACTACCATGACGCGTCCTCTGTGAACGCCCGCTGCCAGGGCATCTGTGACCAGTGGGACAACCTGGGTACGCTGACGCAGAAGAGGAGGGACTCCCTGGAG CGCGTGGAGAAACTGTGGGAGACCATTGACCAGCTGTACCTGGAGTTCGCCAAGAGGGCGGCGCCCTTCAACAACTGGATGGACGGAGCCATGGAGGATCTGCAGGACATGTTCATTGTCCACAGCACCGAGGAGATCCAT tctctgATTACAGCCCATGACCAGTTCAAGGCCACCCTACCAGAGGCTGATAAGGAACGCATGGCCACCATGGGCATCCAGAGCGAGATTGTGAAGATCGCTCAGACTTATGGCATCAAGCTGTCAGGAGTCAACCCCTACACCAACCTCTCCCCCCAGGATATCACTAACAAATGGGAGGCG GTGAAGCACCTTGTTCCTCTCAGGGACCAGATGCTGCAGGAGGAggtggccaggcagcaggctaaCGAGAGGCTGAGGCGCCAGTTCGCTGCCCAGGCCAACATCATCGGACCCTGGATCCAGACCAAGATGGAG gaGATTGGTCATGTGTCTGTGGACATCGCCGGTTCTCTAGAGGAACAGATGAACAATCTCAAGCAGTATGAACAAAACATTATCAACTACAAGTGTAACATCGACAAACTGGAGGGAGACCACCAGCTCAGCCAGGAGTCCCTCATCTTTGACAACAAACACACCAACTACACCATGGAG caTATCCGTGTGGGCTGGGAGCAGCTGCTGACCACCATCGCCCGCACCATCAACGAGGTGGAGAACCAGATTCTGACCCGCGACGCCAAGGGTATCAGCCAGGAGCAGCTCAACGAATTCAGAGCCTCCTTCAATCACTTCGAcagg AAGAGAAACGGCATGATGGACCCCGACGACTTCCGTGCCTGTCTCATCTCCATGGGTTACGATCTG GGTGAGGTGTTCTAA
- the LOC106608893 gene encoding alpha-actinin-3 isoform X1 has product MMAVETQAQYNTSYMMSEEHQYMSPEDEWDRDLLLDPAWEKQQRKTFTAWCNSHLRKAGTQIENIEDDFRNGLKLMLLLEVISGERLPKPDKGKMRFHKIANVNKALDFICSKGVKLVSIGAEEIVDGNTKMTLGMIWTIILRFAIQDISVEETSAKEGLLLWCQRKTAPYRNVNVQNFHISWKDGLALCALIHRHRPDLIDYSKLRKDDPIGNLNTAFEVAEKYLDIPKMLDAEDIVNTPKPDEKAIMTYVSCFYHAFAGAEQAETAANRICKVLAVNQENEKLMEEYEKLASELLEWIRKTIPWLENRMAEQQMRAMQQKLEDFRDYRRIHKPPRVQEKCQLEINFNTLQTKLRLSNRPAFMPSEGKMVSDIANAWKGLEQVEKGYEEWLLTEIRRLERLDHLAEKFKQKCSLHQSWTSGKEELLSMKDYESASLMEIRALMRKHEAFESDLAAHQDRVEQIAAIAQELNELDYHDASSVNARCQGICDQWDNLGTLTQKRRDSLERVEKLWETIDQLYLEFAKRAAPFNNWMDGAMEDLQDMFIVHSTEEIHSLITAHDQFKATLPEADKERMATMGIQSEIVKIAQTYGIKLSGVNPYTNLSPQDITNKWEAVKHLVPLRDQMLQEEVARQQANERLRRQFAAQANIIGPWIQTKMEEIGHVSVDIAGSLEEQMNNLKQYEQNIINYKCNIDKLEGDHQLSQESLIFDNKHTNYTMEHIRVGWEQLLTTIARTINEVENQILTRDAKGISQEQLNEFRASFNHFDRKRNGMMDPDDFRACLISMGYDLGEVEFARIMTLVDSNNTGVVTFQAFIDFMTRETAETDTADQVMASFKILASDKAYITVDELRRELPAEQAEYCISRMTRYIGADGPAGALDYISFSSALYGESDL; this is encoded by the exons ACTTTCACAGCCTGGTGTAACTCCCACTTGAGGAAGGCAGGGACACAGATCGAGAACATCGAGGACGACTTCAGGAATGGCCTCAAACTCATGCTGCTGCTGGAGGTCATCTCAG GTGAGAGACTGCCCAAACCCGACAAAGGCAAGATGCGTTTCCACAAGATTGCAAACGTGAACAAGGCCCTGGATTTCATCTGCAGCAAGGGAGTCAAGCTGGTGTCCATCGGCGCTGAGG AGATCGTCGACGGTAATACGAAGATGACCCTGGGAATGATCTGGACCATCATCCTGCGTTTCGCCATTCAGGACATCTCCGtggagg AGACCTCTGCTAAGGAGGGTCTTCTTCTGTGGTGCCAGAGGAAGACTGCCCCCTACAGGAACGTTAACGTGCAGAACTTCCACATCAG TTGGAAGGATGGCCTGGCACTGTGTGCCCTCATCCACAGACACAGACCTGACCTCATTGACTACTCCAAACTGAGAAAG GATGACCCCATCGGTAACCTCAACACTGCCTTCGAGGTGGCTGAGAAGTACCTGGACATCCCCAAGATGCTCGACGCTGAAG ACATTGTGAACACCCCCAAGCCTGATGAGAAGGCCATCATGACCTACGTGTCCTGCTTCTACCACGCCTTCGCTGGGGCTGAGCAG gctgagacagcagCTAACAGGATCTGTAAAGTGCTGGCTGTGAACCAGGAGAATGAGAAACTCATGGAGGAGTATGAGAAGCTGGCCAGTGAG TTGCTAGAGTGGATCCGCAAGACCATCCCGTGGCTGGAGAACCGCATGGCGGAGCAGCAGATGAGGGCCATGCAGCAGAAGCTGGAGGACTTCAGGGACTACCGCCGCATCCACAAGCCGCCCCGCGTCCAGGAGAAGTGTCAGCTGGAGATCAACTTCAACACCCTGCAGACCAAGCTGAGGCTGAGCAACCGGCCCGCCTTCATGCCCTCCGAGGGAAAGATGGTCTCG GACATAGCCAATGCATGGAAGGGTCTGGAGCAGGTGGAGAAGGGatatgaggagtggcttcttacTGAGATCAGACgtctggagagactggaccaCCTGGCTGAGAAGTTCAAGCAGAAGTGCTCCCTGCACCAGTCCTGGACCTCAG GTAAAGAAGAGCTGCTGTCCATGAAGGACTACGAGTCGGCCTCTCTGATGGAGATCAGGGCTCTGATGAGGAAACACGAGGCCTTTGAGTCTGACCTGGCCGCCCACCAGGACAGAGTGGAGCAGATCGCTGCCATCGCACAGGAGCTCAA tgagcTGGACTACCATGACGCGTCCTCTGTGAACGCCCGCTGCCAGGGCATCTGTGACCAGTGGGACAACCTGGGTACGCTGACGCAGAAGAGGAGGGACTCCCTGGAG CGCGTGGAGAAACTGTGGGAGACCATTGACCAGCTGTACCTGGAGTTCGCCAAGAGGGCGGCGCCCTTCAACAACTGGATGGACGGAGCCATGGAGGATCTGCAGGACATGTTCATTGTCCACAGCACCGAGGAGATCCAT tctctgATTACAGCCCATGACCAGTTCAAGGCCACCCTACCAGAGGCTGATAAGGAACGCATGGCCACCATGGGCATCCAGAGCGAGATTGTGAAGATCGCTCAGACTTATGGCATCAAGCTGTCAGGAGTCAACCCCTACACCAACCTCTCCCCCCAGGATATCACTAACAAATGGGAGGCG GTGAAGCACCTTGTTCCTCTCAGGGACCAGATGCTGCAGGAGGAggtggccaggcagcaggctaaCGAGAGGCTGAGGCGCCAGTTCGCTGCCCAGGCCAACATCATCGGACCCTGGATCCAGACCAAGATGGAG gaGATTGGTCATGTGTCTGTGGACATCGCCGGTTCTCTAGAGGAACAGATGAACAATCTCAAGCAGTATGAACAAAACATTATCAACTACAAGTGTAACATCGACAAACTGGAGGGAGACCACCAGCTCAGCCAGGAGTCCCTCATCTTTGACAACAAACACACCAACTACACCATGGAG caTATCCGTGTGGGCTGGGAGCAGCTGCTGACCACCATCGCCCGCACCATCAACGAGGTGGAGAACCAGATTCTGACCCGCGACGCCAAGGGTATCAGCCAGGAGCAGCTCAACGAATTCAGAGCCTCCTTCAATCACTTCGAcagg AAGAGAAACGGCATGATGGACCCCGACGACTTCCGTGCCTGTCTCATCTCCATGGGTTACGATCTG GGTGAGGTGGAGTTTGCCCGCATCATGACCTTGGTGGATTCAAACAACACAGGCGTGGTCACCTTCCAGGCCTTCATCGACTTCATGACCCGTGAGACGGCCGAGACAGACACCGCTGACCAGGTCATGGCTTCCTTTAAGATCCTGGCCTCCGACAAG gcCTACATCACGGTTGACGAGCTGCGCAGAGAGCTGCCCGCAGAGCAGGCTGAGTACTGCATCAGCCGCATGACCAG GTACATTGGAGCCGACGGCCCAGCCGGAGCCCTCGACTACATCTCTTTCTCCAGCGCACTCTATGGAGAGAGCGACTTGTAA